The Lentzea guizhouensis genome contains a region encoding:
- a CDS encoding glycosyltransferase — protein MQLGLAHTDRRLRRESEHAPPPWIAPPVSVIIPAYNEAVNIAATVRSIAANNHLADVEVIVVDDGSTDGTADRAEELDLPGVTVLRQENQGKPAALNAGIRAARHDVLVLLDGDTIFEPDTIGQLVQPFADGGVGAVSGNAKVGNRQGLLGRWQHLEYCAGSNLDRQILHALRCIPTVPGAVGAFRRSALTDVGGVPEHTLAEDTDLTMAVTRAGWRVAYRPEAKAWTEAPVTVPGLFRQRYRWSYGTFQAMWKHRGALLENGPMGRFGLLYLLAFHLLLPLLAPVMDLYVLYGFIVADAPLAFIVWTVFLLLQTASAGYALRLDGESLKPLWAYPLQQVVYRQLMYAVVIQSLVTALHGTQLKWMSVRRTGRLVDAPGGSVART, from the coding sequence ATGCAGCTCGGCCTCGCCCACACCGACCGCCGCCTGCGCCGGGAGAGCGAGCACGCGCCACCGCCGTGGATCGCGCCGCCGGTGTCGGTGATCATCCCGGCCTACAACGAGGCCGTGAACATCGCGGCCACGGTCCGGTCGATCGCCGCGAACAACCACCTCGCCGACGTCGAGGTGATCGTGGTTGACGACGGCTCGACCGACGGCACCGCCGACCGCGCGGAAGAGCTGGACCTGCCCGGCGTCACGGTGCTGCGGCAGGAGAACCAGGGCAAGCCGGCCGCGTTGAACGCCGGCATCCGCGCCGCGCGGCACGACGTGCTGGTGCTGCTCGACGGCGACACGATCTTCGAGCCGGACACGATCGGCCAGCTCGTGCAGCCGTTCGCCGACGGCGGGGTCGGCGCGGTGTCCGGCAACGCGAAGGTCGGCAACCGGCAGGGGCTGCTCGGCCGCTGGCAGCACCTGGAGTACTGCGCGGGGTCCAACCTGGACAGGCAGATCCTGCACGCGCTGCGGTGCATCCCGACCGTGCCGGGTGCGGTGGGGGCGTTCCGGCGGTCGGCGCTGACCGACGTCGGCGGCGTGCCGGAGCACACGCTGGCCGAGGACACCGACCTGACGATGGCGGTCACGCGCGCGGGCTGGCGGGTGGCGTACCGGCCGGAAGCCAAGGCGTGGACCGAGGCGCCCGTGACCGTGCCGGGGCTGTTCCGGCAGCGGTACCGGTGGTCTTACGGCACGTTCCAGGCGATGTGGAAGCACCGTGGCGCGTTGCTGGAGAACGGGCCGATGGGGCGCTTCGGGCTGCTCTACCTGTTGGCGTTCCACCTGCTGCTGCCGCTGCTCGCGCCGGTGATGGACCTCTACGTGCTGTACGGGTTCATCGTGGCCGACGCACCGTTGGCGTTCATCGTGTGGACGGTGTTCCTCCTGCTGCAGACCGCGAGTGCGGGCTATGCGCTGCGGCTGGACGGCGAGTCGCTGAAGCCGTTGTGGGCGTATCCGTTGCAGCAGGTCGTGTACCGGCAGTTGATGTACGCGGTGGTGATCCAGTCGTTGGTCACGGCCCTGCACGGAACGCAGCTCAAGTGGATGTCGGTCCGGCGCACGGGTCGGCTGGTGGACGCACCCGGCGGTAGCGTGGCCCGCACCTGA
- a CDS encoding TetR/AcrR family transcriptional regulator — MGRTPLDTPARQQEVFAAVLHVFADVGYARFNMDLVASRARASKASLYQRWPSKARLIVDALKANMPVLAQPDEGSFAEDVRAIMRSWGEPRPFDLAGVFLGLLEGSRQDADLVRLREEHVDRTYTEQLRVAVDRAKARGELSRDLNADFLMTALISTFVLRSEERDVVDGIVDGLLRPLIG, encoded by the coding sequence GTGGGGCGCACGCCATTGGACACGCCTGCGCGTCAGCAGGAGGTCTTCGCCGCCGTGCTCCACGTGTTCGCCGACGTCGGCTACGCCCGGTTCAACATGGACCTCGTCGCATCCAGGGCCCGTGCGAGCAAGGCCAGCCTGTACCAGCGCTGGCCCTCGAAAGCGCGGCTGATCGTCGACGCGCTCAAGGCGAACATGCCGGTGCTCGCCCAGCCGGACGAGGGGTCGTTCGCCGAGGACGTGCGGGCGATCATGCGGTCGTGGGGCGAGCCGCGGCCGTTCGACCTGGCCGGGGTCTTCCTGGGCCTGCTGGAGGGCAGCAGGCAGGACGCCGACCTGGTGCGGCTGCGCGAGGAGCACGTCGACCGCACCTACACAGAGCAGCTGCGGGTGGCGGTGGACCGGGCGAAGGCCCGCGGCGAGCTGTCGCGCGACCTCAACGCCGACTTCCTGATGACGGCGCTGATCTCGACGTTCGTGCTGCGCTCGGAGGAACGGGACGTGGTCGACGGGATCGTCGACGGCCTGTTGAGACCACTGATCGGCTGA
- a CDS encoding YdcF family protein, whose protein sequence is MSTRRTYLVVAGVVVLAWGEWLNRRWSRALVERGEGGSEAVVVLGYRNPRPTANVVNRWRVRAGLRSVSGEGTRVIFSGGAAGGGATEARLMADHAKSVLGFTGEVLLEEESRTTWENIANVIPLLEDAGRIKIVSQPAHALKARAYLRRQRPDLAARLVRADDHRPGEWLLVKPLLALCGLWTLRRISER, encoded by the coding sequence GTGTCGACTAGACGGACGTACCTGGTCGTGGCCGGCGTGGTGGTGCTGGCCTGGGGCGAGTGGCTGAACCGGCGCTGGTCCCGAGCCCTCGTGGAACGCGGCGAGGGCGGCTCCGAGGCGGTGGTCGTGCTGGGCTACCGGAACCCCCGGCCGACGGCGAACGTGGTCAACCGCTGGCGGGTACGCGCCGGCCTGCGCTCGGTCTCCGGCGAGGGCACGCGGGTGATCTTCAGCGGTGGCGCGGCCGGTGGTGGCGCCACGGAGGCCCGGTTGATGGCCGACCACGCGAAGTCCGTGCTCGGGTTCACCGGCGAGGTGCTGCTCGAAGAGGAGAGCAGGACGACCTGGGAGAACATCGCGAACGTCATCCCGCTGCTGGAGGACGCCGGCCGCATCAAGATCGTCTCCCAGCCGGCCCACGCGCTCAAGGCCCGCGCCTACCTGCGGCGGCAACGCCCCGACCTGGCCGCCCGGCTCGTGCGCGCGGACGACCACCGTCCCGGCGAGTGGCTGCTCGTGAAGCCGCTGCTGGCCCTGTGCGGACTTTGGACGCTCCGCAGGATCAGCGAGCGCTAG
- a CDS encoding LCP family protein yields MSSIGRFRRACYVILRTAWVLVCAAVLVVAGIAWSAVSTISTGVERSHAIAADAPRSASGRNILVMGLTTRLDLHGEPLPADVLRRLQAGESDRGGYNANTLILVHIPASGPAVAMSVPRDNLVPLSSGGEGKVKEAYGRAKVAEEDRLRAAGMADKRQLERAGREAGRRAQVQTVSAFLDQPVDHLVELSLIGFYHIAEGLGGVDVCLKNATEDPLSGADFPAGPQHLDAGQALSFVRQRHGLPGGDLARTRRQQAFLSAVARRLTDPAAVAAMIDMAQRDVVLDAGLDLAELARNLPSEVRFDTLPVEGGAHIGGQDVNRVDPAKVRAKVTELATAPPPPPPNGGVPCVD; encoded by the coding sequence ATGAGTTCTATCGGCCGCTTCCGGCGTGCGTGCTACGTGATCCTGCGCACGGCGTGGGTGCTGGTGTGCGCCGCCGTGCTGGTCGTGGCGGGCATCGCGTGGTCGGCGGTGTCCACGATCTCGACCGGGGTGGAGCGCTCCCACGCCATCGCCGCCGACGCGCCGCGGTCCGCCTCGGGCCGCAACATCCTGGTCATGGGCCTCACCACCCGGCTCGACCTGCACGGCGAGCCGCTGCCCGCCGACGTGCTGCGCCGGCTGCAGGCCGGCGAGAGCGACCGGGGCGGTTACAACGCGAACACGCTGATCCTGGTGCACATCCCGGCCTCGGGCCCGGCCGTGGCGATGTCGGTGCCGCGCGACAACCTCGTGCCGCTGTCCTCCGGCGGCGAGGGCAAGGTCAAGGAGGCCTATGGGCGGGCGAAGGTCGCCGAGGAGGACCGCCTGCGCGCCGCGGGCATGGCGGACAAGCGCCAGCTCGAACGTGCCGGGCGCGAGGCCGGCCGCCGCGCCCAGGTGCAGACCGTGTCGGCGTTCCTCGACCAGCCGGTCGACCACCTCGTGGAGCTCTCGCTGATCGGCTTCTACCACATCGCCGAGGGCCTGGGCGGCGTCGACGTGTGCTTGAAGAACGCCACGGAGGACCCGCTGTCGGGCGCCGACTTCCCGGCGGGCCCGCAGCACCTCGACGCCGGCCAGGCGCTGTCGTTCGTCCGGCAGCGCCACGGCCTGCCCGGCGGCGACCTCGCCCGCACCCGGCGGCAGCAGGCGTTCCTGTCGGCCGTGGCGCGGCGGCTGACGGACCCGGCCGCGGTCGCCGCGATGATCGACATGGCCCAGCGGGACGTGGTCCTGGACGCGGGCCTCGACCTGGCCGAGCTCGCGCGGAACCTGCCGTCCGAGGTCCGGTTCGACACGCTGCCGGTCGAGGGCGGCGCGCACATCGGCGGGCAGGACGTGAACAGGGTCGACCCGGCCAAGGTGCGGGCGAAGGTGACCGAGCTCGCGACCGCTCCCCCGCCGCCACCTCCGAACGGCGGTGTGCCCTGTGTCGACTAG
- a CDS encoding polysaccharide deacetylase family protein gives MRRAPRLHWVSILLGLLVLMCVVSFHAYTALKPEPVPSARTTHELPDRTLALAFHGGPDPKWTPHLLDALREADVKATFFVLGMQVTRNPEVARRIVADGHRVGIDGFRTEGDWTDPLDLAFAQAALADVLGVHTRLVGAPAEVDSGDRDHQDIGTLVRMSLAQGRGVVRLHDDGSIGADVAASSRARPATGSCGSARVTAWSRPGRPNASPARSPRGRSATAASCSRCWARRSPSRPCSASCAR, from the coding sequence GTGAGGCGCGCGCCACGGTTGCACTGGGTCTCCATCCTGCTCGGGCTCCTGGTGCTGATGTGCGTCGTGTCGTTCCACGCGTACACCGCGCTGAAGCCCGAGCCGGTGCCGAGCGCGCGCACCACGCACGAGCTGCCCGACCGCACGCTCGCGCTGGCGTTCCACGGCGGTCCTGATCCGAAGTGGACACCGCACCTGCTCGACGCGTTGCGGGAGGCCGACGTCAAGGCCACCTTCTTCGTGCTCGGCATGCAGGTCACCCGCAACCCGGAGGTGGCCAGGAGGATCGTGGCCGACGGGCACCGCGTCGGCATCGACGGCTTCCGCACCGAGGGCGACTGGACCGACCCGCTGGACCTGGCGTTCGCGCAGGCCGCGCTGGCCGACGTGCTGGGCGTCCACACGCGACTCGTCGGCGCGCCGGCCGAGGTCGACAGCGGCGACCGCGACCACCAGGACATCGGCACGCTGGTGCGGATGTCGCTCGCGCAGGGCCGCGGCGTGGTCCGGCTGCACGACGACGGCAGCATCGGCGCGGACGTCGCCGCGAGCTCGCGCGCACGCCCGGCTACCGGTTCGTGCGGCTCGGCGAGGGTGACGGCGTGGTCGAGGCCGGGGCGGCCGAACGCTTCACCGGCGCGGTCACCGCGTGGTCGCAGCGCCACGGCGGCGTCGTGTTCGCGTTGCTGGGCACGGCGATCGCCATCGCGGCCCTGCTCGGCATCCTGCGCACGCTGA
- a CDS encoding DUF6542 domain-containing protein, which yields MGVQLPSLAALAVLTVFVQVGIWVDGDDLGPHFGVWLVMGAMIASALVRRVGLWTVAPAPPVVFVVLAVGDEAWRRQATGQSFWRSSKEFVADAVPWFVNGFPWLAASVGAAVVVAAVRTVSGGKWRCRSSSTAAVADG from the coding sequence ATGGGGGTTCAGCTGCCGAGTCTGGCAGCGCTGGCGGTTCTGACGGTGTTCGTCCAGGTGGGGATCTGGGTCGACGGGGACGACCTCGGCCCGCACTTCGGCGTGTGGCTGGTGATGGGCGCCATGATCGCCTCGGCGCTCGTGCGCCGGGTGGGTCTGTGGACGGTGGCACCGGCGCCACCGGTCGTCTTCGTCGTCCTCGCGGTGGGCGACGAGGCCTGGCGGCGGCAGGCGACGGGGCAGTCGTTCTGGCGCAGCAGCAAGGAGTTCGTCGCGGACGCGGTCCCGTGGTTCGTCAACGGGTTCCCGTGGCTCGCGGCGTCGGTCGGCGCGGCCGTGGTGGTCGCGGCCGTCCGCACGGTTTCTGGGGGGAAGTGGAGATGCAGGTCTTCGTCGACGGCGGCGGTGGCAGACGGGTAG
- a CDS encoding ferredoxin → MSATVRIDQAKCIGSGQCVLAAPDVFDQSDDDGLGIVLVPHPPAELLPGVRDAVDRCPAQVVTLEE, encoded by the coding sequence ATGAGTGCCACCGTCCGGATCGACCAGGCGAAGTGCATCGGCTCGGGGCAGTGCGTGCTCGCCGCGCCGGACGTGTTCGACCAGTCCGACGACGACGGCCTCGGCATTGTGCTGGTGCCGCACCCGCCGGCCGAGCTGCTGCCGGGTGTGCGTGACGCGGTGGACAGGTGCCCGGCTCAGGTGGTGACCCTGGAAGAGTGA
- a CDS encoding cytochrome P450 yields the protein MTEAAVCPVHHERDHPLLNGPTGFAEAVSDGPVKMVWPNGVEAWVVASYAGVRQVLSDPRFTTRKGGQPEMRTDDGEPVLDADQPGNINAIDGPEHMRLRRPLARGFMVKRMNQLRPRIQQIVDEHLDVMEAKGGPVDLVTSLCLPLPSLVIAELLGVPPEHQELFQATARDMFGKNGSKDEYIAHATKLSEVLAPIVAQKRVSGSTDDLIGLMANDTDFSMEELIFLCIGMLAAGHETTSNFLGLFTLHLFERPDQLEVLRRDPSRADVVVEELLRYTVGHLGGPGLTRRATEDVEVDGVLIKAGDWVSVSLLANLDEELCPRAGELDLEREAVSHLGFGFGPHQCLGANLARAELQIGLRTLFERFPNLRPAVPVTEMSYRTDMITYGAAEIPVVW from the coding sequence GTGACCGAAGCTGCTGTCTGCCCCGTCCACCACGAACGCGACCACCCCCTGCTGAACGGCCCGACCGGCTTCGCGGAGGCCGTCAGCGACGGACCGGTGAAGATGGTGTGGCCCAACGGCGTCGAGGCCTGGGTCGTCGCGAGCTACGCCGGCGTCCGGCAGGTGCTCTCCGACCCGCGCTTCACCACCCGCAAGGGCGGCCAGCCGGAGATGCGCACCGACGACGGCGAACCCGTGCTCGACGCCGACCAGCCGGGCAACATCAACGCCATCGACGGCCCCGAGCACATGCGGCTGCGGCGTCCTCTCGCGCGTGGCTTCATGGTCAAGCGGATGAACCAGCTGCGGCCGCGCATCCAGCAGATCGTCGACGAGCACCTCGACGTGATGGAGGCCAAGGGCGGGCCGGTCGACCTGGTCACCTCGCTGTGCCTGCCGCTGCCGTCACTGGTGATCGCGGAGCTGCTGGGCGTTCCCCCGGAGCACCAGGAGCTGTTCCAGGCCACCGCCCGCGACATGTTCGGCAAGAACGGTTCCAAGGACGAGTACATCGCGCACGCGACCAAGCTCTCCGAGGTGCTCGCGCCGATCGTCGCGCAGAAGCGGGTCTCCGGCAGCACCGACGACCTGATCGGCCTGATGGCCAACGACACCGACTTCAGCATGGAAGAGCTGATCTTCCTCTGCATCGGCATGCTCGCGGCCGGCCACGAGACCACGTCGAACTTCCTCGGCCTGTTCACGCTGCACCTGTTCGAGCGGCCCGACCAGCTGGAGGTCCTGCGCCGCGACCCGAGCCGCGCCGACGTGGTCGTCGAGGAGCTGCTGCGCTACACCGTCGGCCACCTCGGCGGCCCCGGCCTCACCCGGCGCGCGACCGAGGACGTCGAGGTCGACGGCGTGCTGATCAAGGCGGGCGACTGGGTGAGCGTGTCGCTGCTCGCGAACCTCGACGAGGAGCTCTGCCCGCGGGCGGGCGAGCTCGACCTGGAGCGCGAGGCCGTGTCGCACCTCGGTTTCGGCTTCGGCCCGCACCAGTGCCTCGGCGCGAACCTGGCCCGGGCCGAGCTGCAGATCGGCCTGCGGACGCTGTTCGAGCGCTTCCCGAACCTGCGCCCGGCGGTGCCCGTCACGGAGATGAGCTACCGCACCGACATGATCACCTACGGCGCCGCCGAGATCCCGGTGGTGTGGTGA
- a CDS encoding AfsR/SARP family transcriptional regulator: protein MPRWEFKVLGSLQVIDSGQAVELRSAKQRVLLAALLMKANAPVSFYELMEHLWGEEPSGSARATLQTYVMRLRQSLDDLADRKLVRTWPTGYSIHVTDDQLDLLTFQRLRAEARRAPDLVTEARLLGEAAALWRGPALDQLSSLRMEQTDVQRLNQQRWEVLERRNDAELQLGRHDQIVDELRSLVAEHPLRERFWYQLMLALHRTGQQAQALDVYRRASEVLADELGIDPNAELRALHMEVLAGSSAPVAVQAGPSWLPPAVGDFAGRADEVARLTAGLRRGGTWTITGSGGVGKTSLAVHCAHLVRDAFPDGQLYLNLRGGEQKPVEPAAALDRLLRGLGVSGGAIPSSVDDRVDLYRDLLSDRRILVVLDNAVNEAQVRPLLPGTSSGAALVTSRAALAGLEAAHVVPLDVLPAADALGLLRSALGDARVAAEPVAAQAIVTYCGQLPLALRVAAARLVARPHWQLAKLAGRLSDERRRFDELSLGDLDVRASLALSYDGLDETHRRAFRLLSLVDTPDFPAWVASPLLGLDLDDAEDHVEALVDARLVDYAGRDAVGQVRYRLHDLLRAFGRETAAEDPASALKPLFEHWLDLVTRADAELPHQGVRLEPLALEPFDLGDAAEWFDAEWLNVLAVLTQAAALGLGDLAAELAIRSSAFCDLRARFDDWEQINHIGLTCGPASLKPVLFQQRGVLCARLHNYAEAAENFQSAQEGFALAGNTWGEAYGWYGMGWMHEWSGRSLEARAAHREAMTRFVESRNPHGEVEVLCSLGAIERRAGGLAAAQEYLERARRVAGRLGDEQSELMATLELGRLHQFTGELELSAAFLRSSLAAAEKLGDPDMAANIRLFLADTLVRSGAVAPAEEQLTRAWEFFEQHDDRQGRIWVWRLRSGLASSPDEALSLASLALEQAAEMDSPPELGRSLRVMGDALERCGRGDEAREHWQRAVETLTAAGFGAEVDELRLATS, encoded by the coding sequence ATGCCGCGGTGGGAGTTCAAGGTTCTCGGATCGTTGCAGGTCATCGACTCGGGCCAAGCGGTGGAACTGCGTTCGGCCAAACAGCGCGTCCTGCTCGCCGCATTGCTGATGAAGGCCAACGCGCCGGTGTCGTTCTACGAGCTGATGGAGCACCTTTGGGGTGAGGAGCCCTCTGGCTCGGCGCGCGCGACTCTGCAGACGTATGTCATGCGGTTGAGACAGTCGCTGGACGACCTCGCCGACCGCAAGCTCGTGCGGACGTGGCCGACCGGGTACTCGATCCACGTCACGGACGACCAGCTGGACCTGTTGACGTTCCAGCGGTTGCGGGCCGAGGCCAGGCGCGCGCCGGACCTGGTGACCGAGGCGCGACTGCTCGGTGAGGCGGCGGCGTTGTGGCGGGGGCCCGCGCTCGACCAGCTGTCGTCGTTGCGGATGGAACAGACCGACGTGCAGCGGCTCAACCAGCAGCGCTGGGAGGTGCTGGAGCGGCGCAACGACGCCGAGCTGCAGCTGGGGCGGCACGACCAGATCGTCGACGAGCTGCGGTCGCTGGTCGCGGAACACCCTCTGCGGGAACGGTTCTGGTACCAGCTGATGCTCGCGCTGCACCGCACCGGTCAGCAGGCGCAGGCGCTCGACGTGTACCGCAGGGCCAGTGAGGTGCTCGCGGACGAGCTGGGCATCGACCCGAACGCCGAGCTGCGCGCGCTGCACATGGAGGTGCTGGCCGGCTCGTCCGCGCCGGTGGCCGTCCAGGCGGGACCGTCGTGGCTGCCGCCCGCGGTCGGCGACTTCGCCGGCCGGGCGGACGAGGTGGCGCGGCTGACGGCCGGGCTGCGCCGCGGTGGCACGTGGACGATCACCGGTTCCGGTGGTGTCGGCAAGACCTCGCTGGCGGTGCACTGCGCGCACCTGGTGCGCGACGCGTTCCCGGACGGCCAGCTGTACCTGAACCTGCGCGGCGGCGAGCAGAAGCCCGTCGAACCCGCGGCGGCGCTGGACCGGTTGCTGCGCGGCCTCGGCGTGTCCGGCGGTGCGATACCGTCCTCTGTGGACGACCGAGTCGACCTGTACCGGGACCTGTTGTCGGACCGGCGGATCCTGGTCGTGCTGGACAACGCGGTCAACGAGGCCCAGGTGCGGCCGCTGCTGCCGGGCACGTCGTCGGGTGCGGCCCTGGTGACGTCACGGGCGGCGCTGGCGGGCCTGGAGGCCGCGCACGTCGTGCCGCTCGACGTGCTGCCGGCCGCGGACGCGCTGGGGTTGCTGCGATCCGCGCTGGGCGACGCGCGGGTGGCCGCGGAACCCGTTGCCGCACAGGCGATCGTGACCTACTGCGGGCAGCTGCCGCTGGCGTTGCGCGTGGCGGCGGCCCGGCTGGTCGCCCGCCCGCACTGGCAGCTCGCGAAGCTCGCGGGGCGCCTGTCCGACGAACGCCGCCGCTTCGACGAGCTCTCGCTGGGGGACCTCGACGTGCGCGCGTCGCTCGCGTTGTCCTACGACGGCCTCGACGAGACGCACCGCCGCGCGTTCCGGCTGCTGTCCCTGGTCGACACGCCGGACTTCCCGGCCTGGGTCGCGTCCCCGTTGCTGGGCCTGGACCTCGACGACGCCGAGGACCACGTCGAGGCACTGGTCGACGCCCGCCTGGTCGACTACGCGGGCCGTGACGCCGTCGGCCAGGTCCGCTACCGCCTGCACGACCTGCTGCGCGCGTTCGGCCGCGAGACCGCCGCCGAGGACCCGGCGTCCGCGCTGAAGCCGCTGTTCGAGCACTGGCTCGACCTGGTGACGCGCGCCGACGCCGAGCTGCCGCACCAGGGCGTCCGGCTGGAACCGCTGGCGCTGGAACCGTTCGACCTCGGCGACGCCGCCGAGTGGTTCGACGCGGAGTGGCTGAACGTCCTGGCCGTCCTCACCCAGGCGGCCGCGCTGGGTCTCGGCGACCTGGCCGCGGAGCTGGCGATCCGCTCGTCGGCGTTCTGCGACCTGCGCGCGCGGTTCGACGACTGGGAGCAGATCAACCACATCGGCCTGACCTGCGGCCCCGCCTCGCTCAAGCCGGTGTTGTTCCAGCAGCGCGGAGTCCTGTGCGCGCGCCTGCACAACTACGCCGAGGCGGCGGAGAACTTCCAGTCGGCACAAGAGGGTTTCGCGCTCGCGGGCAACACCTGGGGCGAGGCCTACGGCTGGTACGGCATGGGGTGGATGCACGAGTGGAGCGGCCGCTCGCTGGAGGCCCGTGCCGCCCACCGCGAGGCGATGACCCGGTTCGTCGAGTCGCGCAACCCGCACGGCGAGGTCGAGGTGCTGTGCTCGCTGGGCGCGATCGAACGCCGGGCCGGTGGTCTGGCCGCGGCACAGGAGTACCTGGAACGGGCGCGGCGGGTGGCCGGCCGGCTCGGCGACGAGCAGAGCGAGCTGATGGCGACGCTGGAACTGGGGCGCCTGCACCAGTTCACCGGCGAGCTGGAGCTGTCGGCGGCGTTCCTGCGGTCGTCGCTGGCGGCGGCGGAGAAGCTCGGGGACCCGGACATGGCGGCGAACATCCGGCTGTTCCTCGCGGACACGCTGGTGCGCTCCGGAGCGGTCGCGCCGGCCGAGGAACAGCTGACGCGGGCGTGGGAGTTCTTCGAGCAGCACGACGACCGGCAGGGCCGGATCTGGGTGTGGCGCCTGCGGTCCGGGCTGGCCTCCTCACCGGACGAGGCGTTGTCGCTGGCGTCGCTCGCTTTGGAGCAGGCCGCGGAGATGGACTCGCCGCCGGAGCTGGGGCGGTCGTTGCGGGTGATGGGCGACGCGCTGGAGCGGTGTGGACGCGGCGACGAGGCGCGCGAGCACTGGCAGCGGGCGGTGGAGACGCTGACGGCGGCCGGGTTCGGGGCGGAGGTGGACGAGCTGCGGCTGGCCACGTCGTGA